The segment tgtgtttacattaaaacataCATGAAATTACATTATTGTGGCTTGATATTGTTGAtaaatgcttatatatatatacacacactagTATGATCACAaaagaattcaatttttaataattctaaagTTCTTTAGATAATAATTAAGATATGAAGTAATGGGGTGGTGCTTTTACTAAGTTTAACCTTACTATTATGGTATCAGGACAAGCCTCATGTTGCCTTTAAGTTAGGACAAAGTCCTTACTTTGTGAAAGCTTCGAGAAACCGACTTAAGACTAATTTAGACGAATCCTAAGACGTACTTAGAACACACCATACTACTAAGACAGCTTCATGAAAATGCATACttatgtttttatacatgtcaACTTAATTAACCCAAACCAAACAATGCGTAATCACGCGTTACttagtttcattttaaatgattacGGCCATCTGTCAAATAAATGATTGTAACttaaattatgaaatgaaaaaaaacccaaggaTTATAACGTGTAAACATGTAAGGCTAGGTTTGAGGTCGATCATTTAATtcaattcgattttttttctctcattatTCCACTAAACAATATAGAGACGATATacatatagatataaaaaagGATAAAGTAAGCAACTGTCGATGTAGGTATCTTTCATCTACCTCAGACGGGCGTTTCCCCGTTGTATCATTGCAGTTCAGTGTTACAATCCAGGTGTCAACCATTCGAACAATGGAGTAGGTGGGAAATGAAATCTACTttacgaataaaaaaaatcagaagatTAAACTCGAATAAATGTCCTCAAATGTAATTATTATTCAAAgcttaaacaagaaaaattacaaTTAGTTTGTTTCAACCAGAAGGATCGGTTTAAGCGTTATAAGAGTATCAAACAAtacctttaaaatattttagctgTAGTTTCACTTCACAATCTTTTATTACAGCTTATATTATGCAAGTAACTTTTGGGATGTGCATAATACAACAATTCATTTATCATTCACAATATTGAAAacattctacatgtacatgtatgctaaGCAATTAATAGAGTCAATGACATCGTTTCAAGgcatgataaaaaagaaaaaagaaaaatgtgaaCAGAAGTTGCATACACCAACGTTATTCTCAAAGACGATATCATTAAACAGaatataaaatgcatatttgttgtagtagaaaaaaaaatatccaaccaaccataaaaactaaatatataacaaaacaaatcaaacaagTCAAACGGAATATCTAAGCATAGTTTTAACTTTTATGCTATAGACCCAGAGCTATAGACCTATAGTTTTCCAggataattatttcatttggaAAAATCAAGATTTAGCATGCATAGACTTCACGTTTTTTTCTTATACTCTCATTTACGTTTATGCTTTAGCATATCACTCTTACAAAGCCGCCAGAATAACACAATGTTTATGACCGTCATTGCCACTGATATACATACAAATACAATTCGTAAAGGTGGGGTAAAAGCGGGACATTCGTATAGATATGCATAACAAATTCTACCCAGAGGACCGCCTCGAAAGATAACAAACGTTATcaaatttacatatttgtttacagtGTATATTTTGTATCCAAAACTAAACTGGAAGATCTGCATTAATGTTCTGGCATGCAAGAAGATTCCGTTCACTTCTGCTAACAATGCAACACATGTTATTCCTACCGCGTACTTCGTCTGAATGTTATAGGCAAGGACAGTTAGTACCTgaagaaaaagtttaaaatatttttggcaTAAAATGCATTTGCCTTTTCATTAACGTAAAACACATTTGCATGATTAATTTGTGGCATGTAAACATACCTTATCCTCTTTATGCAAGGTGTTAAGTTGCATTTAAcaactataaaatgttaaaacttaCATTTGACAATATATGTGCAAAATACATCAAGCCCCGGTCAAATTATCCCGATTTAGAGCTACGAGCCATCACAAGTGAGGGTGAGTTATGACTCGACAAAAACTCCGCGAGTATGCAACGATTTTTGATGACAGGGGCATCAGTTCGATGTCGAATTACCTAGATTAGGACGATAGTCTCTTTTCAATACGAGTTTAAGGCAACATCTGTACGATATATGTACGACACTTTCTACATAATCGAAAAATTTTCTTATAAGAATGTTCGAACTTAGGCGAGTTTAGTCGAGTAAAAAATGTACGAATGAAGACGAACTGTTATGACTTGGCTGTTCATTCGTTTGTTGGCCCTTTTGATGGCCTGTTAAAGGCACATAATCCTATGCAAAGAAGGCAGATGTTGCTTAAGATGATCCGATCCGATGATCATCCATGTGATAAAGTAcacagaaaaaataacaatagaacAGCTCAATCACTATATACCAATGCCAAACAAATGTCGAACAAAACACGTACAAATTCGTACAAATGCTGAACAGAAGTCTTTGAAACTCGTTGCATGTCGGGCGCATAACAGAGATCGTATTAATGTCCTCAAAACTCGCAACGCAACTCGTAGCATGTCAAACTACTTTTTCACATGACGAAAAGCGACGACATTATACGAATTATCGCCAACATGCACACGAGATTGGATGTCATACGTTCAACATGCATTCGACTTGGAGAGTTATAGCGAGTTTTAACTCATCACAACTCGTAGCTCCAAATCGTGACAGTGTGACCGGGGCTTTATGGTATTTTCTAGTGCTGTAGAAAACTCTAATGATGCTCCCGCCACCTTTCAAAGACTTATGCAGCACTGTTTCCGTGATGAAGTTTTCCAGATACTCCTGGTATTCTTAGatgatattattgttttttcaCGGACTGTAGAAGAACAAATTCAGAGATTGGAAGTAGTATTTCAGAAACTTCGTCAGCATGGACACACTAATGATATCAAGTTGCATAAGCGGTCAGAGTTCTGATCATTGATGatgtaattttatcatattcgtccttcataataaacaataaagggTAAAAAAATCATACTCACTaatgctataaaaaaaaaagtaaaacgaGTACATCGTTGACcgttaatgatataattttcattGCTTTAGTGGATGAACTTCATCCGTTAATTATACAGTTACGTATAAAATAGTACTATTTTAAATGTGTGCATGAACCTCTAAGGCTTTGTCTATTCTGTTAGCTTGAATGAGCATTAGGCAGTCAAAATTTGTGTCTACTTTGCTTCTCCAACTTTATTTGGTTTAATAAGGTTTACTCTTATTGTCACAAACTAATAAGAGCCATGGCTTCTTACACTACACAGCTATTCAAGGTTAATTATAAAGTTAATGAACTATCATTAATGGTCGGATATGTAGTTCGTCaatgatgaaattaaacaattaatggTCAGGATGCTGACCAAAATGCATCTTTTTATCATTAGTGAATACTGTATTATTTGAGGTTGCTACATAACGCATTTGTGAAGCTGTGCTTTTATCATGTATGTATTCGTAGACCCTTGATACACACGATGCATGACAGAAATGATTACTGTAGGTACTCACGATGATATGATGGAGAGTGACTCCCCAGTCTTGTAACAGTCGGTTACTGAAGAACAATTCTAACGAGTCGTAAATAAAATATCCTACAAACATGTAAACCATCAACAATCACCGATCTCAGCAAGGCTCATATTGGAAATGACTTTAATTTCAGAGACTAACGAACAAACATGGTGACATAAAATCTCAGTCTTCTAAATCTACTTATATCACTGTACTAAATTTATAACTAAGTACTATTATGTTTGCTACAGTTTGCTGAATATGCTTGGGAAGGAAAAATGTGAGGCAAGGGTCCTTTTAAAGTTCATAATCAATTTGAAGGATGTACATATACTGGTAATCggaccatatacatgtatttggatgTCCCATACCCGCTCCCAAAgtgtaatgataaaaaatatcgaTGTACACTTACAAAACACTCTGAACATTTTAAACTACGATGGTTTTGTCCAAACTTTTACGGGATTCGGAAGGGGTTTTTGagtatatttttaaagtgcATTGCCACAAAGCAATCTTTATAATCAATGCATgctgaaaaataaatcaaatattcttttaacAAGAAAAACGAATAAATTGTACAACATATACTAGCATATAAAAAATACTagtatcataaaaaaatcaaattttgaacatttatgACAAAGACGTAGCAAGTCTATGTCATATAAATTACCAGTGGAAAAGGCAAGTGTATTGTAGGTATAAACATTGATGTGTGCAGCAGGATCCTCCATCATCTCTGGATAAAAAGTAAAGCTTAAAAATAGATAGAAATAAATAAGAtctacaaacaaaaataaattgtttttttctctGAACTGACAGCTCCCCGCTGGCGaaagtatcaaaaataaaacgtaggcgaatatttccctgtatacagtagtgtcatagtataaaaataacaaaaatgtcttctttgtataatacgtttatacgtcaagtttacatgtatattttccaAAGTGTAGGATATAGAGGTATTCTCATAGCATTTCCCAGTTTATGATTTTACAGTTTGGTAAGGTCAAGATTGAGCAGCGACCTTATAACCGTTCTTATCATCACATTTGCGTTTTCGGGTTAAAAATATATCACTATTACAAAGTCGCCAGAATAACATCATATTAATGACAGCCATAATCCCTAGTAAACATATGAACACGCTGCGTAGAGGCAGAGTTAATGTGGGACATTGGTATAAAAAAGCATAAAATATTCTACCTATTGGATAGCCTCGACAAACGACAAATGTTATAAGGTTTGTGTAtttgtttacaatgtacatcTTGTGTTCAAAGCCATATTGGAAGATCTGCATCAATTTTCTGGCATGTAAGAACATTCCGTTCACTTCTACCAGCAAGGCAACACAGGTTAATTCTATTGCGTACTTTGTCTGAATGTTATagacaaagaaaattaaaacctgaaaaatataagattttttttttctatttaattgtGCACAGATTCCGTtctattataaacaaaatattgtgaaattcatgtaGATATTCTACttcatattttacttaaattggccgactttgattttctttgTGCATACTggtatttttatacttttgtaaaATACCGTGTTTTTACTCATTTTATCATTGTCTTGATTTCATTTATGAAATTGAACACAGGAAACAAATTACTGAGTAAAACATATAGGTTTTAATTCCGTATGCGACTTTTGCTATTGTTCATATTGTGACATGATGATAAAATGAAGATTTGTATTAAACTAGTACGTTATTTAAGAATTTACATAGAATAAAGTGTTCCCCAGGAAAATTTAACACACTGACATATGCCATCTTTTGGGgccattttgtttcttttatataataattatttgcaCATATCTACGTTGATTCATTTTGATATCTTGAAATGGTTCCTTTTAAACCCAGACTGTATAGCGTTTCTTAAATATAGCATTAAATATAtagcattatatttttttcctgcTTTTAATGATGAAAACAGATTGAACATCGTTATTTGGTGTAACTGGGTATAATGCAATGAACGTTAAATGATTTATATCACATTTGTGATgctttggaatttttttttgtatatttaaaagaatctATAATTGAAAATGTACTCACAATAAGGTGATGAAGCGTGACTCCCCAGTCATGTAAAAGTCGGTTATTGAAATACATATCTAACACATCATATGTAAAATATCCTGAAATATAAAACATCCATCAAAAACACTTTTTGGCATAAATTCGTAATATCATAAAATCTATTCAAGCATTAAGATATGTATTGGCCGATATTCGTCTATTTaacgcaaaaaagtaaagaatATATCATAAAGGAAGATCATATGATGCTGATATATCAGTTTAGCATTAACATAGGAACATTCCTGATAAGCAAGATACTTTATATCCTGGCAAGAGACATTACCTGTTGAAAATGCAACCAACGTGTAGGTGAAATAATTGATGTGTGCACTTAGATCGTCAAACATTTCTGGATAAACAGCAAAGctaaaaatatcacaaacagGTCACAcgaatttacatatatttaaaaaaaatacaaagaatttGCGCTgtcaataatatatataatgaaatctGGTCATCAATACAAAACGCTGAAAATACATTACTTACACACAAATAAAATGAAGTCATATATTTACCAGATAATATCCCAACAGCCACATAAAATTGCATGAATCCAGGACACAAACAAGTTTCTCCATCTCCACGGGTCATTGATGGCACTGGGAGGGGGTTCAATGAATTTTGCAACTATCAAGTTTGAAATACGGAAAAATACTACAGAAAAGACGACAACCAAGAAAGCAATCCTGTGATCAACATCATCAGAACCAATGCTTGTTAATTCTGTGTTGTCCTCCGCTGAAGCCATCGTATATGACACGTTAGCAGACGATATCTGCGCATTTCACGTAAAGAAGTCGCGCTTGAAGCCATGCGTTTCATCTAAACAGTATCTAGATCCATCCACTGTCTTCTCTGTGTATATTAGAAATCGTTTTAAAATTTCCTTAGTTATGGATACTAGCTTTGGGGTTTTAAATGACCTGTAGcctacattatcattttaactacagaataaatgtttaaaaaatctacaaGAAGTAAAATCGAAgtttataaaaaacatttattagaAGGGCTGTGAAGCAACCTCTAATTAATGGTATATAGTGCATAAGTAGTTAGAATCCTGAccattaatgatataattttatcattcaCAAACTACCTATCCGACCATCCGatcattaatgatttaaaattcacatCTACTAATGATATAATAGAAAAACGCAAAATAATTACATCGTTGACCTTTAGTTGTATAACATTAATTGCAAAGTGGATATGATATAATCCTGTTTTTGCATGTACCTCTGTCTATTTCTCTACTTATTTTCTCCCTCGTTTCACTCCtccgaaaataaatattttcttgactaatttgttgaaaaacaaaaacagattttttaggATTGGTGCGTTCGTTACAAATCACATTTTTAATATCCATTCGACATACAAATAAATGGCAACACAAAATATAAGTTAATCTCAAAAACATATTTGGGTCAGGGCGGGTAGGGAAAACCAAAGACAACCTATACTGCTTTGTAACGAACGTCGCATTAATCGAATACTCCCCGGGAAATCTATTTATACTGAGAGCGAAAGCGCTCGTGCGTGAAATAACCAGTATTGAAGTAAACCAGATAATACGAATACTAACGGAAATAAACGAAGTTAAAAacgtaaagaaataaatttattttctccCTCGTTTCACTCCtcctaaaataaatattttcttgactaatttgttgaaaaacaaaaacagatttttttaggATTGGTGCATTCGTTACAAATCGCATATACAAAGGAGTATAGTGTTAATATAATGCAAAAATTTCACAAACCAAGATTCATTGAAACCAGTAATTTTTGTTCAATGCTATCCTTAATATATCCGTCTTTGGCTTTGTCCGTGACCCAACGACCATGTATTTTCAACAATCGATCAGACACATTTTTATTAGCAGCAGCGGTGACACCACCACTGCGTAAACTATGTAACGCAAATTTGGAACTATCAAGGCCAATTTCTTTCAAAGATGATAATATTTTTCTAGCTCTCGTGTATGGGCACTAGTTTAAAAAACTTGTCTTCACATGGATTCGAACTTGAAGAAAATTCGTGAGTCCAGTTAATACTGTAGAAATATGCTTCAAAAACGGAAGTTGAAACCCTCTGTTGAACCAAACCTCCCATGAAAAGAGCTACGGTAGACACTGATGCTGGAAGATGTACAAAAGAATGCTTCAAACACCAGTTTCTGAATTTTGAGAAATATGTGTTGTATTTCTTGTTCGTCGATTGAGATTTTGCGTTTTTCACAATATGCGGCAAAAAATTCGCTGTATCTCGTAAATGGCGATCTTTCTTAaacttttcaatatttaacCATTGGCCTTTAAAGTTCTGTACATtctcacccctgcgaatgttattgtcatttaaatttagaccacgtggttttatttgacccttttagtttcgcagtaaaaattgtGCCTCATGATGATAGTCTATTTCTTAGAATTtataggtacttgtagtcaaatgtaaaatctaggcatttattgattttaaactttatcttcattaattagaGGATAAAAcgagttctagaaataaatatgtaaatagaaattatatttttttctgctattgcaacaattaacatgcttagtaaCGGTTCCCCTTTTAGGATTAATGtttgatccgcgcctgacctagtaatagcatcaattgtaaaacagactataatattttatgcagaatattCCTTGAACAtagctcgatatactaagtttttatgcaaaccAAAcacccattcttttttttaaaaagcatggtATCGCACGccaaaagcatcaaacatggctatgattttattaggCAACCAATGTTTATActttcaaccacgtgtagagtggttgaacacgaacgataactctgttctaaatattatcgtttagtttaaataacctCTAGAGGatgatataaaacatatatcttaacagttttcatgttttaacataaatcaaagtaggatatgatatgaaaaatgaccAGAACTTACGTAtattgagaatattatccgaacacttacaCTTCCGCTCAAAATTTCataggaactgaacaaatctcggtgaagtctcgtgaactttcattcgagcatctctggatttattacatacttagctaCGATAAAggaaacattccgaacacattcgcaggggtgtgtaatacataaaaaatgcgCATTAGAAAATCGTATCAACAACAATGCAATATAATCCAACCAGCATAATGCACTCAAAACGTTACTTATATACAATACAAAAGAACAATTGTCTGTATACTGGATAGCAGTCATCCATAAACTGGACCTCAAtcattaaatatcatatttcatatataattgAATAACAGTCATTCATCAGCTAAACATTACTTCAAATCACAGGAGTGCAGTCCTCCTTTTTGGATAGCAGTCATCCAAGCGTAACAAATCATTCCAATAATAACTTCTAGTACACTGGTCAGCAGTCAACCATTGTGTACCAACTATTTATCTCACACATGCAACAcgtatcaatatatatatatatatatatatatatatatatatatatatatatatatatatatatatatatatatatatatatatatacacaattatAACTGTAACAGTCATGTACTACACAGTCATGTATTTATGAgttcatataaataaacaacattaTAATAACTTCAAAACGAAGCGTCCAGGTTTAACGCTATAATGTTACTGTTAAATTTCTGAGCTgcaaaaatgctttttttcatCAGAACCTGGAACGAAAAAAATTGTTGGATGTTTAAATTCTATGCTATCTTCAACAAACCACAAAAACTTTccatttttatcaatcaaagAAGGCCAAAACGCTGCAGATTTCCATTTCGGAAAAACTAATGTACCCTTGGCGCCACAATTTAATAAATGTCTTACTGCCCTCCCTATCAAAGAAATAGGCGGCACAATCCAATTTACATCTTGTGACCAATCGAACGCAAAAGCATCTACACCGCTTGTTCCAGGTGTCCAAAAcagaataaaatttgtttactttaaaattattgCAACTTGCAAAAATATCACACGTGTAAGGCCCCCAAAcagtattaaaaaatgaaaaaatatggtTGCTCACAGCCCAATCGTCAAAATCAAAAGCTTTGCTCACCAAATCCGCTTCTACATTCTGCTCTCGTGGAACCCAGGCTACAGAAAAATCTATATTCCTACTCAaacttagaaaaaaatacactttCAGGATGTGTAATAAATTCAATcctgtaaacaaattttatgaCATTCAGTATATAATCATCAGGCTTTATAACATTTTCCCAAAATtcgaatgaattttttaaaacgatttttaacCGAAGTGCTAGATTTTAACTCAAAGTCAGATTTGTAATCTAATAATTGATGTATATCATGATACTCAACTTCACTGCTGATTTGCTGTCGATGTTGGGACGAGTGCTGATGATTGGGGTCTTGTGGGTTCTGTATACTGGAACTGCTGGGTATACGGGCAGAATCTTGCGAAGTGACCAGGGAGCCGACAGTAGTGGCAGACGATGTTTGCGGTCTGTGCTTGTAAGGGTTTTCTGTAGTTGGGCAAGTTGAATCTCGGCGCGAACTGCGGACGGCTGTTGAATTCTGCACTCCCAAGAAAAAGCTGGGTGGATAAGCCGTCGAACACTCCCGTATTTCTCTGGAAATCCGGTCTTTCGTACGGAGATTGTCGCTTTTTGTTTGCGGCTTTTGAAATGGCAGAACGTAGTCTGGCGGCATCCTCACTGTTGTCAGCAATATCAGAATCAAGATACTCCTTAACGGTCCCCCAGCCATGTTTATCAGCTATGCGTAGAATTTTGTTTCTCTGACGAATGGCCTCTTTCTCCGAAGACATTAAATCGGTGATTCCGCTGATGTCGCCGGCTATAAGTTTCTGTGATAGAAGTTCTCGTTAAAGTTGTACTGAATTTTGTTTCCTTCCCCTCGAAACTCAAGAGAATTTGCAGGCTTCAGTTTATCTTGTACTTCTGAGAGTATCAAAGTTTTCTGTTTTTCAAGGGCGGCGTCTAACCTGCTATTGAATAAACTGACTGTGTCAATAACATCAAAATCCTCCAGAGTTGGAATTAGACTCGGCCTGTGATTCTCGGGGAACATCTCTGTTCGACGTAGAACTATTTGTAGATTCTGTCGACATACCAAAACCAAAGACAACCTATACTGCTTTGTAACGAACGTCGCATTAATCGAATACTCCCCGGGAAATCTATTTATACTGAGAGCGAAAGCGCTCGTGCCTGAAATAACCAGTATTAAAGTAAACCAGATAATACGAATACTAACGGAAATAAACGAAGTTAAAAACGTATAGAAATAAATTGGCTAAAAGGAGTATCAGATAGTAAAGCAAAACtcgagatacagagctcacaaccATTATTTAGATTAGAAATGTTTGGTgtacttgaaatattttctaagcaaatattataaacattacattgtattttacaatgtttaatgttttttaattttgtattagaTATGCAATTTTCTCAACAGCAGTCTGCGTTTACATACAAACAGACAGAACAAGCCTTGTTTACTAAACTTTAATCTTTCTATGCTGCATTATAAtttacatcaaagttttggaaaacattaaaaaaacccaccataaaacattttaaacatagaaaaaaaaaattcagctcaAAATGTTTTGGCTGAGTACAGGgtgttttgaaatgtcttaaggacgttggatcctgctaTCAAAAGTCTTAAAGgttttttcaaaagtattttttaaaattctacacACATTGCTTAAcctaaattcaaaacaaaattttggggtctatatgcttcatttggcgctacggtgtatttaatatgacctttctgcactgaaagtgcagaTTGCACGTAAATCGCTTTTCcttctatattttattatcggaatgaaccatggtatcaaataaaaattcatactatttaaaatacaaatatgtaaaatgtaaataatattaaaattat is part of the Magallana gigas chromosome 3, xbMagGiga1.1, whole genome shotgun sequence genome and harbors:
- the LOC105318114 gene encoding TLC domain-containing protein 2, which gives rise to MASAEDNTELTSIGSDDVDHRIAFLVVVFSVVFFRISNLIVAKFIEPPPSAINDPWRWRNLFVSWIHAILCGCWDIICFAVYPEMFDDLSAHINYFTYTLVAFSTGYFTYDVLDMYFNNRLLHDWGVTLHHLIVLIFFVYNIQTKYAIELTCVALLVEVNGMFLHARKLMQIFQYGFEHKMYIVNKYTNLITFVVCRGYPIGRIFYAFLYQCPTLTLPLRSVFICLLGIMAVINMMLFWRLCNSDIFLTRKRKCDDKNGYKVAAQS